From Roseburia hominis, the proteins below share one genomic window:
- a CDS encoding MurR/RpiR family transcriptional regulator yields the protein MKQENFIVQIRAAYPHLTKAEKKVADYILAHVSEVLYMSITDLADACKVGETTVFRFCKSMKLQGYQQFKIQLSLGIQDEEKNSGQEPLTKDVAKTDSFSVMTQKLLNSNVNVLTETSALLGNENICRLVERLIDAERIFFFGVGASQIVAMMAANRFLRIVNKAYCYTDSHMQTMVASTMTQRDVAVVISYSGSTKDSILLAKLAKDSGAFVAGITRFAKSPLVSHADVVILCGSNEGPLEGGSINALMSQMFILEVMYTEYYRKVYDSSYENNQKTSQSIIDKMY from the coding sequence ATGAAGCAGGAGAATTTTATTGTGCAGATACGTGCTGCATACCCCCATTTAACGAAAGCAGAGAAAAAGGTAGCTGATTATATACTGGCGCATGTGTCGGAGGTTTTGTATATGTCGATCACCGATCTGGCAGATGCCTGTAAGGTCGGTGAAACGACAGTGTTCCGATTTTGTAAAAGCATGAAACTTCAGGGGTATCAGCAGTTCAAGATTCAGTTGTCACTCGGTATTCAGGACGAAGAGAAGAACAGTGGGCAGGAGCCTCTTACGAAGGATGTGGCAAAAACAGATTCATTTTCTGTCATGACACAGAAGCTGCTCAACTCGAACGTGAATGTGCTGACCGAGACCAGTGCGCTTCTTGGAAATGAGAATATCTGCCGTCTTGTAGAAAGGCTGATCGATGCGGAACGAATCTTTTTCTTCGGCGTAGGGGCAAGTCAGATTGTAGCGATGATGGCGGCAAACCGTTTCTTGAGAATTGTGAATAAGGCGTACTGCTATACCGATTCTCATATGCAGACGATGGTGGCGTCAACGATGACCCAGCGCGATGTGGCTGTCGTGATCTCTTATTCAGGTTCTACCAAGGACTCCATTCTGCTCGCAAAACTGGCGAAGGATTCAGGTGCGTTTGTGGCGGGAATCACACGTTTTGCCAAATCGCCGTTAGTCAGCCATGCAGATGTGGTGATTCTTTGCGGATCGAATGAGGGACCGTTGGAGGGTGGCTCCATCAATGCACTTATGAGTCAGATGTTTATTCTGGAAGTGATGTATACAGAGTATTATCGGAAGGTATATGATTCCAGTTATGAGAATAATCAAAAAACTTCACAATCGATTATTGATAAGATGTACTAA
- a CDS encoding electron transfer flavoprotein subunit alpha/FixB family protein: MGYLKIHQEMVTEEIARKMCDVCPFGAISYQEGKLEIGAGCKMCRICVKNGVPGVVTYEEEKKEEIDKSLWKGIAVFAEQEEGRIHPVVYELLGKAAELAQKIQQPVYAVLAGFGVEKLAEELLHYGADRVFCYDAEELEEFRILPYAKVLEDFVEQTQPSVIMVGATMKGRSLAPRAAAHFRTGLTADCTVLDIKENTDLVQIRPAFGGNIMAQIVTPNSRPQFCTVRYKVFAAPERKEAASGSVVRMELEKEKYATSVEVVEKTKKPKEIDIAEAEIIVAVGRGVKSQNDLEMIGELAELLGAQTACTRPLIEAGWFDARRQIGLSGRTVKPKLILTIGISGSVQFAAGMKGSDCIVAINEDKNASIFDVAHYGFVGNLYEIVPRLIEEIRGGAAR, from the coding sequence ATGGGATATTTGAAAATACATCAGGAGATGGTGACGGAGGAAATCGCCCGGAAGATGTGCGACGTTTGTCCTTTTGGTGCGATATCATACCAGGAAGGAAAGCTGGAAATCGGCGCAGGATGCAAGATGTGCCGAATCTGTGTGAAGAACGGCGTTCCCGGCGTGGTTACCTATGAGGAGGAAAAAAAGGAAGAGATCGACAAGTCGTTGTGGAAAGGAATCGCCGTTTTTGCAGAGCAGGAAGAGGGACGGATCCACCCGGTGGTGTATGAACTGCTGGGGAAAGCAGCAGAATTGGCGCAGAAGATTCAGCAGCCGGTCTATGCCGTTTTAGCCGGCTTTGGGGTGGAGAAGCTGGCCGAAGAATTGCTTCACTATGGGGCAGACCGGGTATTTTGCTATGATGCAGAGGAATTGGAAGAGTTTCGAATTCTTCCTTATGCAAAGGTGCTGGAAGATTTTGTGGAGCAGACACAGCCGTCGGTGATCATGGTGGGTGCGACGATGAAAGGGCGTTCTCTTGCACCGCGGGCGGCGGCACATTTCCGTACAGGGCTGACCGCTGACTGTACAGTGCTTGATATCAAGGAAAATACGGATCTGGTACAGATTCGACCGGCTTTCGGGGGAAATATCATGGCGCAGATCGTGACGCCGAATTCCAGACCGCAGTTTTGTACGGTGCGCTATAAAGTGTTTGCAGCTCCGGAAAGAAAGGAGGCGGCTTCGGGCAGCGTTGTCAGAATGGAGCTGGAAAAGGAGAAATATGCGACGTCGGTAGAAGTGGTCGAAAAGACGAAAAAGCCAAAGGAAATCGACATCGCGGAGGCAGAGATCATCGTTGCAGTCGGACGGGGAGTGAAAAGTCAGAATGATCTGGAGATGATAGGAGAGCTGGCAGAGCTTTTGGGCGCGCAGACGGCCTGTACCAGACCGCTGATCGAGGCGGGCTGGTTTGACGCCAGAAGACAGATCGGATTAAGCGGAAGAACCGTGAAACCGAAGCTGATTCTCACAATCGGGATTTCCGGTTCTGTGCAGTTTGCAGCCGGAATGAAAGGTTCGGACTGTATTGTTGCGATTAATGAAGATAAAAATGCGTCGATATTTGATGTGGCACATTACGGGTTTGTGGGAAATCTATATGAGATTGTTCCGCGGCTGATAGAAGAGATCAGAGG
- a CDS encoding electron transfer flavoprotein subunit beta/FixA family protein, whose translation MRILVCIKQVPGTTSVEVDEKTGVLKRDGVEAKMNPFDLYAIEQALLMRETYGGTVDVITMGPPQAEAVLNEAVYMGADRGVLISDRRFAGADVVATSYTLSQGIRKAGEYDLILCGKQTTDGDTAQVGPETAEFLGIEHIANVLQILEMEDDSITVLENLETQVRRLKLKLPCLLTIEKDANTPRLPSFKRKQERKDLRPEMISLDHFADKDPKHYGLNGSPTQVERVFPPEKSTDRMLYEGSARELERALLELLKSRKFL comes from the coding sequence ATGAGAATACTGGTATGTATAAAGCAGGTTCCGGGAACCACTTCGGTCGAGGTAGATGAAAAGACCGGAGTCTTAAAACGGGACGGCGTGGAAGCGAAAATGAACCCATTTGATTTATATGCGATTGAGCAGGCGCTGCTTATGCGGGAAACGTATGGCGGTACGGTAGATGTGATCACGATGGGACCGCCCCAGGCAGAGGCTGTATTAAATGAAGCTGTATATATGGGAGCGGACAGGGGAGTTCTCATCAGTGACCGCCGTTTCGCAGGAGCGGATGTAGTTGCGACCAGCTACACACTCTCGCAGGGAATCCGGAAGGCGGGAGAATATGATCTGATTCTATGCGGCAAGCAGACGACGGATGGGGACACAGCCCAGGTGGGCCCGGAGACGGCAGAGTTTCTTGGAATCGAACATATTGCAAATGTACTGCAGATTCTGGAAATGGAAGATGATAGTATCACCGTTCTGGAAAATCTGGAAACACAGGTGCGCAGATTAAAGCTAAAGCTGCCCTGCCTTCTTACGATTGAAAAAGATGCCAATACGCCCAGGCTTCCGTCTTTTAAAAGAAAACAGGAGAGAAAGGATCTGCGGCCTGAAATGATAAGCCTTGATCATTTTGCGGACAAGGATCCGAAGCATTATGGGCTAAATGGTTCGCCTACCCAGGTGGAGCGGGTATTTCCACCGGAAAAGAGTACAGACCGTATGTTGTATGAAGGCAGTGCCAGGGAATTGGAACGTGCGCTGCTGGAACTTCTAAAGAGCAGGAAATTCTTATAG
- a CDS encoding ROK family protein, which translates to MRLIVVDIGGTSIKSAVCEEGLLGKKQETDTQAARGGDFVVSELIRIIHSLGEADGIGVSTAGQVDVVSGTIRYANENIPGYTGTRLKEILEREFEVPVVIENDVNAAALGEAHYGAAKGIADFLCLTYGTGVGGAIIQGGEVWRGISGSAGEFGSMITHGECVTAGRRISGCYEEAASTAALVRNVSRRFPHLTSGRQIFERLELPGVREEVDAWLEEIVHGLVTIIHIFNPGCIVLGGGVMGQAYVAESVKERVYRRIMPSFAEVRIMPAELGNAAGLWGVAYLIQKRLSDARA; encoded by the coding sequence ATGAGATTAATAGTAGTGGATATAGGTGGAACATCTATTAAATCGGCTGTCTGTGAGGAAGGACTGCTTGGGAAGAAGCAGGAGACGGATACGCAGGCGGCCAGAGGTGGAGACTTCGTTGTAAGCGAACTGATCCGGATCATTCATTCCCTGGGAGAAGCAGACGGGATTGGAGTGAGCACGGCGGGGCAGGTCGATGTGGTATCAGGTACGATACGCTATGCGAATGAGAATATTCCCGGTTATACCGGAACACGCCTGAAGGAGATCCTGGAGCGGGAATTTGAAGTCCCTGTCGTGATCGAGAATGATGTCAATGCGGCAGCTTTGGGAGAGGCTCATTATGGTGCGGCAAAAGGGATCGCAGATTTTTTATGCCTGACCTATGGAACTGGTGTAGGCGGAGCCATCATACAGGGAGGAGAGGTCTGGCGGGGAATCTCCGGTTCTGCAGGGGAATTTGGAAGTATGATCACTCATGGGGAATGCGTGACTGCTGGGAGACGGATCAGCGGCTGCTATGAAGAAGCTGCTTCTACGGCAGCGCTGGTAAGAAATGTCAGCCGTCGGTTTCCGCATCTTACAAGCGGCCGTCAGATATTTGAACGTCTGGAGCTTCCCGGGGTGCGGGAGGAAGTGGACGCCTGGCTTGAGGAAATCGTACACGGTCTTGTGACGATTATACATATCTTTAATCCGGGCTGTATTGTGCTTGGAGGCGGAGTGATGGGGCAGGCGTATGTTGCGGAGTCGGTAAAGGAACGGGTATATAGACGGATTATGCCATCTTTTGCGGAAGTCAGAATCATGCCCGCCGAGCTTGGAAATGCAGCAGGCCTTTGGGGCGTGGCGTATCTGATACAAAAACGGCTTTCCGATGCTCGTGCATAG
- a CDS encoding N-acetylmannosamine-6-phosphate 2-epimerase has product MENEILKSIRGGLIVSCQALKEEPLHSSYIMQRMAVAAMQGGAVGIRANTVEDIQAIREEVSLPVIGIIKRVYSDSEVYITPTMREVEALIAIGTEIIAMDSTSRVRPNGIDLETFFKAVRQRYPDQLFMADCSTFEEGMKAAELGFDIIGTTLHGYTDYTKRTTLPNLDLIRQLVKKTGKPVIAEGGIWTPDQLKEAMDAGVLAAVVGTAITRPREITRRFVSEIEFANLLKEKQ; this is encoded by the coding sequence ATGGAAAATGAAATACTGAAAAGCATCAGGGGAGGCTTGATCGTATCCTGTCAGGCACTGAAAGAAGAGCCGCTTCACAGTTCCTACATCATGCAGAGAATGGCTGTTGCCGCGATGCAGGGCGGAGCAGTGGGGATTCGGGCCAACACTGTGGAGGATATCCAGGCGATTCGTGAAGAGGTCTCTCTTCCGGTCATCGGGATCATCAAACGGGTATATTCGGATTCAGAGGTCTATATCACGCCTACTATGAGGGAAGTGGAGGCGCTGATCGCGATCGGGACAGAAATCATTGCAATGGACAGTACGAGCCGTGTCCGGCCAAATGGAATCGACCTGGAAACATTTTTTAAAGCGGTCAGACAGCGGTATCCGGACCAGCTTTTTATGGCGGATTGTTCTACATTTGAAGAAGGAATGAAAGCTGCAGAGCTTGGATTTGACATTATTGGGACCACGCTGCATGGGTATACGGATTATACGAAGCGTACGACGCTTCCGAATCTTGATCTCATCAGACAGCTTGTGAAGAAGACGGGAAAGCCGGTGATCGCAGAGGGGGGGATCTGGACGCCGGATCAGTTAAAAGAGGCGATGGATGCCGGGGTTCTGGCTGCGGTCGTAGGGACTGCGATCACAAGACCACGGGAGATTACCCGCAGATTTGTAAGCGAAATTGAATTTGCAAATCTGTTAAAGGAGAAGCAGTAA